Within Zingiber officinale cultivar Zhangliang unplaced genomic scaffold, Zo_v1.1 ctg246, whole genome shotgun sequence, the genomic segment TAATACTTTTGATGGCAAAAAATCTTTCTGTCAAAACCCCATAATTATTCACAAATCTCAAGATAATGGCATTTGCTCTCGTTTAGATATATCTCGTGcttcatcaacaagaatacaaaaatatttatCACCAACTTCTTCACGAACCATCTTTCGTACTCTATTAGCCATAATATGTAAAATCTCTTTCTAAATTTCTGGAGCGATATATTGAGAATTTTTTGGAGCATTCTCAAGTACAACTTTATCAATTTCTGTACTCATTTTTGCAAAAGCCTTTactaattcaagaaaattcccacGATTAGATGAAGATAGAGATTCATCATTACCTCTAAAGGCACACCCTTGAAGTGCTAGCCAGCGAACAGTGACAATTGAGGTCCTCAAACGCAAacgatttttttctttttcctgttTAGATTGGGCATGCATGACATTATCAATATGTTGTGAGGGTCTCATCAAATTTTCAGCCTTTCTCTCGCACATAGTATGAGGCGAAGAAGCTGTAGAACCAATATGGGCAAGAAATGCACATATTTTTCCTTGATTTACCCTTTTCCAATTGTCAAATCCTTCATTGACCAATGCCGAGATATTTGACGAATTAACATCATTcaggaaaagaaaacaataaaagTAATATGCCTTATTTGTTGAAGGTGAATATTCCAACCAATGAAATTTCTGGAACCATTTTTTTTGAAATCGACGATTTTGACTTCCAAATTTTGTAGCCGGATACTCCAACATATCTGGTTGATAAGGCCCCATCTTTAGATATGAGCGTCTTATCTCATCTCGTACATTAATATGATATTCACATATCTGTTTTCTTTTTCCTGGATCTCGTTCAATACAACTAGAGGATAACTGATGATTGTCGCTAGAAGAGGAAATTGAAGGAATTTGGACACTAAGAATTGGAAGACTTTCACAAGATTGATGTTGCATTATAGGGACAGTGGGAATTGAAGTGCTTTCACTAGTTTGACGATCTCTTTTCTTAAAATACGAGGCTATCGTCTTTCCTTTCTTTGCAGCAGATTGATGTTCCATTTTAAAATAGTTCAAGTTATATCcctaaataaaaaatgaaataacaatagaataaataaacaagtaaAAGTAACAATGAATAAACAGTGTTTCATATGGACATTCTAAGAGTGTTATTTATTGAAGAAGAAAACATTCAAGGAATTATAACACTTATAGAAGAAGTCAAATCCTAAGTAATCTGTAGTTCCATTCAGAAAAACTTCCCAAATGAACTCGAGCAGTCATATAAGATAATATGCATACGATATGTGTTAGTTAACCAAAGCAAATACAATAAAAGAACATTCTCATAACCTAAGCAAATAAGCAATTATGTTAATTGTTAGTTTATTTGGATGAAACCAATTTGACCAAATCACTATTAGATTGAACTTCAACTTGGACATTAACTATAAATGATATGCTTGTCTTGCATAATCCGTGTGCAGCAAAGTTAAAAGTTCATAACTTTCAATGCTTTAACTTCAACAAATATCTTCTAAATGCTTTAACTTTCAATCTTACTTCAATATGAAATCTCAAAGTTCATAATAACCTTAATCTATAATGAGATAAGAATCATTGATCCGACATGATAAAGCTACTTTGTCAAAGATGCAAATTGCAAGAATCAAGTTCTACACAAAGCTCATTGCTCAATAGACAAAGCAACTTAGACCAAATAAATATGAGTTAAACCCATACCCATTGAGATGTGGTGCTGCAAGATATTAACAAGCACttttacaaaagaaataaagGG encodes:
- the LOC122037222 gene encoding zinc finger MYM-type protein 1-like → MEHQSAAKKGKTIASYFKKRDRQTSESTSIPTVPIMQHQSCESLPILSVQIPSISSSSDNHQLSSSCIERDPGKRKQICEYHINVRDEIRRSYLKMGPYQPDMLEYPATKFGSQNRRFQKKWFQKFHWLEYSPSTNKAYYFYCFLFLNDVNSSNISALVNEGFDNWKRVNQGKICAFLAHIGSTASSPHTMCERKAENLMRPSQHIDNVMHAQSKQEKEKNRLRLRTSIVTVRWLALQGCAFRGNDESLSSSNRGNFLELVKAFAKMSTEIDKVVLENAPKNSQYIAPEI